The Microlunatus antarcticus genome window below encodes:
- a CDS encoding YlbL family protein has product MSSSSITRQTVTAFVSAGVFVVLAVLVAVVPVPYVTWSPGQARDVLAAGSEPIITISGTPTYPTSGQLDLTVVSTTTADSRLSLPQALVAYWRPHHDALPREAIYPPGKSVEDVESDDAEMMVDAQDDAVVAALRADGERVDLLPAVTSVTIGSPAQNRLRPGDLVVSVGGTTTSTLESVQAAVRRAEADVPLEFVVLRDKVRTEVSVEPKAQAAGGGVQIGITIGTGYSYGPRISYDLGQRIGGPSAGLVFALAIYDKLTPGELLAGQHVAGTGTIDPSGTVGGIGGIQEKIAGAEQAGATTFLVPAPNCADLAGVRTSMRLVRVATLTDAIESVRALGSGAPSQQLPTC; this is encoded by the coding sequence ATGAGCTCCAGCTCGATCACCCGCCAGACCGTGACGGCCTTCGTGTCCGCGGGTGTCTTCGTGGTGCTCGCGGTCCTGGTCGCCGTGGTGCCCGTGCCGTACGTGACGTGGTCGCCGGGCCAGGCCCGCGACGTGCTGGCGGCGGGCTCCGAGCCGATCATCACGATCTCGGGCACGCCGACCTACCCGACGTCGGGCCAGCTCGACCTGACCGTGGTCTCGACGACCACGGCGGACTCCCGGCTGAGCCTGCCGCAGGCGCTCGTCGCCTACTGGCGGCCCCACCACGACGCGCTGCCGCGGGAGGCGATCTACCCGCCCGGCAAGTCGGTGGAGGACGTCGAAAGCGACGACGCCGAGATGATGGTGGACGCGCAGGACGACGCGGTGGTCGCGGCCCTGCGGGCCGACGGCGAACGTGTGGACCTGCTGCCCGCGGTCACGTCGGTGACGATCGGCAGCCCCGCCCAGAACCGGCTCCGGCCCGGCGACCTCGTCGTCTCCGTCGGCGGGACCACCACCTCGACCCTGGAGTCCGTCCAGGCGGCCGTGCGGCGGGCCGAGGCGGACGTCCCGCTCGAGTTCGTGGTGCTGCGCGACAAGGTGCGGACCGAGGTCAGCGTCGAGCCGAAGGCGCAGGCCGCCGGCGGCGGGGTCCAGATCGGCATCACGATCGGGACCGGCTACTCCTACGGCCCGCGCATCTCCTACGACCTCGGCCAGCGGATCGGCGGGCCCAGCGCCGGGCTGGTCTTCGCGCTGGCCATCTACGACAAGCTGACCCCGGGCGAGCTCCTCGCCGGCCAGCACGTCGCCGGGACCGGCACGATCGACCCCAGCGGGACGGTCGGCGGCATCGGCGGCATCCAGGAGAAGATCGCTGGAGCCGAGCAGGCCGGGGCGACCACGTTCCTGGTGCCCGCGCCCAACTGCGCCGACCTCGCCGGCGTCCGGACCTCGATGCGGCTCGTCCGGGTCGCGACCCTGACCGACGCCATCGAGTCGGTCCGCGCGCTCGGCTCGGGCGCGCCCAGCCAGCAGCTGCCCACGTGCTAG
- a CDS encoding EamA family transporter translates to MTSLEPELIVPAAPGGERSGLLRGTLTMTGSAASAQVGAAVGTFAYAAVGVPGVVAVRQLVAAAVLLPIARPPFRRFTWAQWWPTLLLALVFATMNLSLYSAFSRIDLGLAATLEFLGPLAVALVGSRTVTDLVCAVVAGVGVYVLVLPGPATDWLGVGLALLAAACWAAYIVLNRLVGRRLPGLQATAAATTLSALGYLPVVVLLVLHGRLVGLPLLYCVAVGLLCSAIPYAADLVSLRRISTRFFGVFMSVNPALAAVVGLVVLGQVLEVHAWTGIGLVVLANVVAVVVAGTRTRRPRPA, encoded by the coding sequence GTGACCTCGCTCGAGCCGGAGCTGATCGTCCCCGCGGCACCGGGCGGGGAACGTTCCGGGCTGCTCCGCGGCACGCTGACCATGACCGGCAGCGCTGCCTCCGCGCAGGTCGGTGCGGCTGTCGGTACCTTCGCGTACGCGGCCGTCGGGGTGCCCGGGGTGGTCGCCGTCCGCCAGCTCGTGGCGGCCGCCGTCCTGCTCCCGATCGCCCGGCCGCCCTTCCGCCGCTTCACCTGGGCGCAGTGGTGGCCCACCCTGCTGCTGGCCCTGGTCTTCGCGACCATGAACCTCAGCCTCTACTCGGCCTTCAGCCGGATCGACCTCGGCCTCGCCGCGACGCTCGAGTTCCTCGGGCCGCTCGCGGTCGCGCTGGTCGGCTCCCGGACCGTGACCGACCTGGTCTGCGCGGTGGTCGCCGGCGTCGGGGTGTACGTCCTCGTGCTGCCCGGGCCCGCGACGGACTGGCTCGGCGTGGGCCTCGCGCTGCTGGCGGCGGCCTGCTGGGCGGCGTACATCGTGCTCAACCGGCTGGTCGGGCGCCGCCTGCCCGGCCTGCAGGCCACGGCCGCGGCGACCACGCTGTCGGCGCTGGGCTACCTGCCCGTGGTGGTGCTCCTCGTCCTGCACGGCCGCCTCGTCGGGCTGCCGCTGCTCTACTGCGTCGCCGTCGGCCTGCTCTGCTCCGCCATCCCGTACGCGGCCGACCTCGTCTCGCTGCGCCGGATCTCGACGCGCTTCTTCGGGGTGTTCATGAGCGTCAACCCGGCGCTCGCCGCCGTCGTCGGCCTGGTGGTGCTGGGTCAGGTGCTCGAGGTCCACGCGTGGACGGGCATCGGCCTGGTGGTGCTGGCCAACGTCGTGGCCGTGGTCGTCGCCGGGACCCGGACGCGTCGTCCGCGGCCGGCCTGA
- a CDS encoding glycosyltransferase family protein: MSAAPEDAAERRRLVLVLARYDAAGAAPPGVDPAAFAHACLADTYEVAADLVGARSGLVGPAALDALLWPGSLRLEERGLRDLLAACAEEADEVVLVPADAPDLPGLALAKQLKVLHRADVAVAPEWGGPGCVALGFRLPVAAWLPLEDLDLDLDPTSTLRAVAPSPALVEVTPQWHRLRGAAGVHRLDPALEGWEETRALLSARVRP; this comes from the coding sequence GTGAGCGCGGCTCCCGAGGACGCCGCGGAACGTCGTCGCCTGGTCCTGGTGCTGGCCCGGTACGACGCGGCCGGTGCGGCGCCTCCGGGCGTGGACCCCGCGGCGTTCGCCCACGCCTGCCTCGCCGACACCTACGAGGTGGCGGCCGACCTGGTCGGGGCGCGCTCCGGTCTGGTCGGCCCCGCCGCGCTGGACGCGCTGCTCTGGCCCGGCTCCCTCCGCCTCGAGGAGCGGGGGCTGCGTGACCTGCTCGCCGCCTGCGCCGAGGAGGCCGACGAGGTCGTCCTCGTCCCGGCGGACGCGCCCGACCTCCCCGGGCTGGCGCTGGCCAAGCAGCTGAAGGTGCTGCACCGCGCCGACGTGGCCGTCGCCCCCGAGTGGGGCGGCCCGGGTTGTGTCGCCCTGGGCTTCCGCCTGCCCGTCGCGGCCTGGCTCCCGCTCGAGGACCTCGACCTCGATCTCGACCCGACGTCGACCCTGAGGGCCGTCGCACCCTCGCCCGCGCTGGTCGAGGTCACCCCCCAGTGGCACCGGCTCCGCGGTGCGGCCGGTGTCCACCGGCTCGACCCGGCCCTCGAGGGCTGGGAGGAGACCCGCGCGCTGCTGTCGGCGCGCGTCCGCCCCTGA
- a CDS encoding molybdenum cofactor biosynthesis protein MoaE: MAGPHEVVREASTSSDPLSVDAMLAQVRDPSVGGIALFVGVVRDHDHGDAVTSLDYTAHPTATAALRTCAEQTAAAYDVTAIAVAHRTGHLEVGDLAVVVAVGAAHRQAALEACRHLIDTLKEQVPIWKEQALVDGTSEWVGLGDEPGA; this comes from the coding sequence ATGGCCGGTCCGCACGAGGTGGTGCGTGAGGCCAGCACCAGCAGCGATCCCCTCAGCGTCGACGCGATGCTGGCCCAGGTCCGCGACCCGAGCGTCGGCGGCATCGCCCTCTTCGTCGGCGTCGTCCGCGACCACGACCACGGCGACGCGGTCACGAGCCTCGACTACACCGCGCACCCGACCGCCACGGCCGCGCTCCGGACCTGTGCGGAGCAGACGGCGGCGGCGTACGACGTCACGGCGATCGCGGTCGCGCACCGCACGGGCCACCTCGAGGTCGGCGACCTCGCCGTGGTCGTGGCGGTCGGCGCGGCCCACCGGCAGGCGGCCCTGGAGGCGTGCCGCCACCTGATCGACACGCTCAAGGAGCAGGTGCCGATCTGGAAGGAGCAGGCCCTCGTCGACGGCACGTCGGAGTGGGTCGGCCTGGGCGACGAGCCCGGCGCATGA
- a CDS encoding M48 metallopeptidase family protein, with product MEHATGPTGERTPVVEVRRSRRRRRTVTAYREGQTVVVLVPATMSRADERRHVEALVARLLAREARDGAPVGDDALVARALELGRRHLAPQLGSAPVPTRVTWVGNQRRRWGSCTPAEGTIRLSDRLRPMPAYVRDYVLLHELVHLVEANHTPRFHALVAAYPDAERARGYLEGYAAAARLETDPGLDGDEGVDA from the coding sequence GTGGAGCACGCGACGGGACCGACGGGGGAGCGCACGCCGGTCGTCGAGGTGCGGCGCAGCCGGCGGCGGCGGCGTACGGTCACGGCCTACCGCGAGGGGCAGACCGTCGTCGTCCTCGTCCCGGCGACGATGTCGCGGGCCGACGAACGGCGTCACGTCGAGGCCTTGGTCGCGCGGTTGCTCGCCCGCGAGGCCCGGGACGGGGCCCCGGTCGGCGACGACGCGCTCGTGGCCCGGGCCCTCGAGCTCGGCCGCCGCCACCTCGCCCCGCAGCTCGGGTCCGCGCCCGTCCCGACCCGCGTGACCTGGGTGGGCAACCAGCGCCGCCGGTGGGGCTCGTGCACCCCGGCCGAGGGAACGATCCGGCTGTCGGACCGGCTGCGTCCGATGCCGGCGTACGTGCGCGACTACGTCCTGCTGCACGAGCTGGTCCACCTCGTCGAGGCGAACCACACCCCCCGCTTCCACGCGCTGGTCGCCGCCTATCCGGACGCCGAGCGGGCCCGCGGCTACCTGGAGGGCTACGCCGCCGCGGCCCGGCTCGAGACCGACCCGGGCCTCGACGGCGACGAGGGGGTCGACGCGTGA
- a CDS encoding zinc-dependent metalloprotease has protein sequence MTQDRDERPDDEQGEPPATQPGAGAGGSGSGSGSGAGSGGYRLGGSGSGSPGSGSGGGAGFGGGAGFGGLGGGAAPSGGGDPTNPLEALFASLASGDTNALAAQLQSAFSMLGGAGGGMFGAGSDSASGVNWEVTKDTARKSAAALGPDPTPSQAQVRAIADAVAIAEVWLDAATDFPRVEGQPAAWSRAEWIERTMPTWRRLVEPVASHIADAMAGALTTEGGDEAGIPGMAGMAEMLRPMLRSSGASMFGLQLGQGLGQLSGEVVSTTDIGLPLTDVPQVALLPTNVAAFGEGLEQSATDVTLYLTLRECARQRLFASASWLRSQLLVLVEQYAAGITIDTSALEEAVSGMDPSNMEEIGAKLEGGLFEPQKTPEQLATLQRLETMLALVEGWVDDVVTEATARWMPAAVPLAETVRRRRATGGPAEATFATLVGLELRPRRLRDAANLWAAVRDARGAEGRDAVWSHPDLVPTSADLDDPLGFARTDDAATESADDDFDAALAELLDEADKPDDEKPDDGQDAAGTSR, from the coding sequence ATGACGCAGGACCGGGACGAGCGTCCGGACGACGAGCAGGGCGAGCCCCCGGCGACCCAGCCGGGTGCGGGCGCCGGCGGTTCCGGGTCGGGCTCCGGCTCGGGCGCGGGTTCGGGCGGCTACCGCCTCGGCGGGTCGGGCTCCGGCTCGCCCGGGAGCGGGTCGGGCGGTGGCGCGGGCTTCGGCGGCGGGGCCGGCTTCGGCGGGCTCGGCGGCGGCGCGGCCCCCTCCGGCGGCGGTGACCCCACCAACCCGCTCGAGGCCCTCTTCGCCTCGCTGGCCAGCGGCGACACCAACGCTCTCGCCGCCCAGCTGCAGAGCGCCTTCTCCATGCTCGGGGGCGCGGGCGGCGGCATGTTCGGCGCCGGCTCGGACTCGGCCTCCGGGGTCAACTGGGAGGTCACCAAGGACACGGCGCGCAAGAGCGCGGCCGCGCTCGGCCCCGACCCGACCCCCTCTCAGGCCCAGGTCCGGGCGATCGCCGACGCGGTGGCCATCGCCGAGGTCTGGCTCGACGCGGCGACGGACTTCCCGCGCGTCGAGGGGCAGCCGGCGGCCTGGAGCCGCGCCGAGTGGATCGAGCGGACGATGCCGACGTGGCGCCGCCTGGTCGAGCCGGTCGCGAGCCACATCGCCGACGCCATGGCGGGCGCGCTCACCACGGAGGGCGGCGACGAGGCCGGCATCCCGGGGATGGCCGGCATGGCCGAGATGCTCCGGCCGATGCTGCGCAGCTCCGGCGCCAGCATGTTCGGCCTCCAGCTGGGCCAGGGCCTGGGACAGCTGTCCGGCGAGGTCGTCAGCACGACCGACATCGGCCTGCCGCTGACCGACGTCCCCCAGGTCGCGCTGCTCCCCACGAACGTCGCCGCCTTCGGCGAGGGCCTCGAGCAGTCGGCCACGGACGTCACCCTCTACCTCACCCTGCGGGAGTGCGCCCGGCAGCGCCTCTTCGCCTCGGCCTCGTGGCTGCGCTCCCAGCTGCTCGTGCTGGTGGAGCAGTACGCCGCCGGCATCACCATCGACACCTCCGCCCTCGAGGAGGCCGTGTCCGGCATGGACCCCTCCAACATGGAGGAGATCGGCGCCAAGCTCGAGGGCGGCCTGTTCGAGCCGCAGAAGACCCCCGAGCAGCTGGCCACGCTCCAGCGCCTCGAGACGATGCTGGCGCTGGTCGAGGGCTGGGTCGACGACGTCGTGACCGAGGCCACCGCGCGCTGGATGCCGGCCGCGGTCCCGCTGGCGGAGACCGTACGACGCCGTCGGGCGACCGGCGGTCCGGCGGAGGCCACCTTCGCGACGCTGGTGGGGCTCGAGCTGCGCCCGCGGCGGCTGCGTGACGCGGCCAACCTCTGGGCGGCCGTCCGTGACGCCCGCGGGGCGGAGGGACGCGACGCGGTCTGGAGCCACCCCGACCTCGTGCCCACGTCCGCGGACCTGGACGACCCGCTCGGCTTCGCCCGCACCGACGACGCGGCGACCGAGAGCGCGGACGACGACTTCGACGCCGCCCTGGCCGAGCTGCTCGACGAGGCCGACAAGCCCGACGACGAGAAGCCCGACGACGGTCAGGACGCCGCGGGCACCTCGCGGTAG
- a CDS encoding DUF5679 domain-containing protein, which translates to MAETETYSGEFYCVKCKEKREATGDVHVNDKGTRMAKAKCPVCGTNLNRILGKA; encoded by the coding sequence ATGGCCGAGACCGAGACGTACAGCGGTGAGTTCTACTGCGTGAAGTGCAAGGAGAAGCGCGAGGCCACCGGCGACGTGCACGTGAACGACAAGGGCACGCGCATGGCGAAGGCCAAGTGCCCGGTGTGCGGGACGAACCTCAACCGCATCCTCGGCAAGGCCTGA
- a CDS encoding LysR family transcriptional regulator yields the protein MAIDLRQLRALVAVVEEGSFTDAAIALGTSQASVSRAVAALESALGTRVLRRTSRQVTTTAAGLRVLEHARQALGAVAALERVAGRAEGEVRVGYAWSALGEHTAPVQRRWAEAHPGRELVFLGTNSPTAGLAEGLVDVAVLRRPLTDARFAVEPVGSEDRYAVLPRTDPLARRRAVALADFAGRTLAVDPRTGTTGEHLWPAEGGPRTYREVHGVEDLLTSVVAGQAVGMTSAATTHQHRHPGVVYRRVRDAPPVPVSLAWWREDPPADVAVVVATVRDAYGYREVPAAS from the coding sequence ATGGCCATCGACCTGCGGCAGCTGCGAGCCCTGGTCGCCGTGGTCGAGGAGGGGTCCTTCACCGACGCGGCGATCGCGCTCGGCACCTCGCAGGCGTCGGTGTCGCGCGCGGTGGCCGCCCTCGAGTCCGCGCTCGGCACCCGGGTGCTCCGTCGGACCAGCCGTCAGGTGACCACCACCGCCGCCGGGCTCCGGGTGCTCGAGCACGCCCGCCAGGCGCTCGGCGCGGTCGCCGCGCTCGAGCGGGTCGCCGGGCGGGCGGAGGGCGAGGTCCGGGTCGGCTACGCGTGGTCCGCGCTGGGGGAGCACACGGCCCCGGTGCAGCGGCGCTGGGCGGAGGCCCACCCCGGTCGCGAGCTCGTGTTCCTGGGCACCAACAGCCCCACGGCCGGGCTGGCGGAGGGCCTGGTCGACGTGGCCGTGCTGCGGCGACCGCTGACCGATGCCCGCTTCGCGGTCGAGCCGGTGGGGAGCGAGGACCGCTACGCCGTCCTGCCGCGGACCGACCCGCTCGCCCGACGCCGGGCCGTGGCGCTGGCCGACTTCGCCGGCCGGACGCTGGCGGTGGACCCACGGACGGGCACGACCGGCGAGCACCTCTGGCCGGCGGAGGGCGGTCCCCGCACCTACCGCGAGGTGCACGGGGTCGAGGACCTGCTCACGTCGGTGGTCGCCGGCCAGGCGGTCGGCATGACCTCGGCCGCGACGACGCACCAGCACCGGCACCCGGGCGTGGTCTACCGGCGCGTCCGCGACGCACCGCCCGTGCCGGTCTCCCTGGCCTGGTGGCGCGAGGACCCGCCGGCCGACGTCGCGGTCGTCGTGGCGACCGTCCGCGACGCGTACGGCTACCGCGAGGTGCCCGCGGCGTCCTGA